The segment CAGTGAGGCTATGGGGATGCACATTaaacatgataaaaatgaaagcagaaaaattGATTTTCTACTCTTGCCACTTGTTTCCCCTCCACAAAGAAAATCTTCGAAAGCTCAAGTGATGGAACagatgaaaaggaaactgaaagcacattaaatgtgatgaaaatggaagcagaaaaacGGGTCTCCCCACTGAACAGATGGAAATTCAGCTCAGTACAGAGAATGTGGATTGGAGCCAAGACAAGCCACAAGCCAAGAGTACAACCAAGGCAGATGAAGTAGATTCTAAGTGACAACAAAAATTGTCAAATCTCTCCTCTCCTACAATCTAAGCTACCCAAAACAGGCCTTCAACAGATGCCCCACAACAGTAGTGGGACGCTGTTTTCCATGTTAACAAGTCATAAAGGGAAATCTATGAGACTGAAATTGCCCACTTTTACTCTGCCatatagacaaaataaaaattatttttatttattaaaaattattaacatGACTTTTTGGACTTGTATTTTGAAAAGTCATCCTTGATTAAAATGAAGATATAGTCATACCTATGTTATTTTTGATCCAATTTTGTCTGTCCCATACAACAGGCCTGAATCACAGAATATGGGTGTTAGAAGGGGGCaagaaccttagaaattattTCAGTTCAATACTTCAGTTCGAAAACCTAATATTCAATAATAGTGTGTTCTCAGgttcagatacacacacagagagctgTCTCTTATAGGCACGGTATAgtggaaggaagaagacagagaaggtatCATAGAGGAAGTCACAGTTGGGCACTGAACATGCAAATGCCAAGAGATGGAAAAAAGCACTGCAGACACACAGCTACAAGGAAGTAGGAGATGGCAGGATGGGACTAAAGTAGTCAGATTTGGACCAAAAGTGAGTTAGAATACTTAGCATCTGAGTATTTTGcaataagtcacttaaatctctgagAATCGTGGGTTTTCATcaataatatcaaaataatattaGTTTCCTGTGTGTTCACAATAGTTTACAGAAGTatattgtaaaccttaaatttgtgcatacatataaattattgttattattgcaaTTATCACGACACGATGGGCAAAGGTGGATGAGGACCTGAACTTTGGTGGGTTCAGTAGTGAGGAAAAGGACGGGCAGGTGGAAGGAGCAATTCCATAGGTGATGCTGATGAGATTCTGTAACTGACCACACTTTCACCACcatgtgctagatgctggggagaTACAAGGTTGCCAGAATAGATTTAGTGCTGAATTTAGGGGCCTTTTTACAAATAAATCCAATGATGATTTTTTTATGGCATCTTCTAAAACCAATGTGGAAAGTAagtaaaagaaagtagaaagtgCTGGGAAAGTCCATGCTAAGAAATGACAACTCCACTTAATACTATTTAAGAGAGAGTGGCTTAGAGGCCAGATAACCCAAGAAGCTGAGACAAAGGCTCACTGGTCTCCCAGCCCAGCCAAACTCAAACTATCTTCAGTGTCACCATGACCTCCTGGACCTTGTTGCCAGTTTCCCTGATGCTGCTCTGCTCCAGCATCCTGGGCTCCCTGGGCTGTGACCTGACTCAGGCCCTTCTGGAAGACTTCTCCCTTCTGCACCAAATGAGCACATTTTCATTGGGGCCATGTTGGAAGGACAGGGCCAGCTTCAACTTCCCAAAGGAAGTCATGGAAGGCTGCCAACTCCAGAGGGAAAATGGCACAGTCATTGTTCATGACATGCTCCAGCAGATCTTCTCCATCTTCACCCTGAATGCCACTTCTGCTGCTTGGAATCAGACCCAGCTCATACAACTGCTCACTGGACTGGATCAGCAGCTGGAACAGCTGGAGAGGTGTGTTATGCAGGATGTAGAGTGGGAAGAGCCTTCCTTGGGAAGTGAGCATCCCAGACTGGCCCTGAAGAATTACTTCCAACGGATAAGTAAATACCTGCAAGATAAAGAGTACAGTCACTGTGCCTGGGAAATTGTGAGAGTAGAGATAAGGAAGATTTTTCTGTTCATGAGCAAACTCACAAGAAAACTCAGGGACTGAGGATGAAGAAATGGCCTCTCCAAACACTTCAGTTCCTTGACCAATTTCCTGTTTCCAGCATGCGATAGTTAAAACGGACAGTCCTTTCTGTATCATCTGAAATACATCTGaattcagtgttttgtttttatgttgtttttcctgagaggaaattggagttaagtgatcAACTTAGAGTGACACAGCCAGcaactgtcaagtgtctgaggctagatttgaactcaagtcctcttgacttccaggctatcaactgtgccacctaagtgCCACTCGCTGGattgttttcaaaataatttaagttGTCATTCATAAAAATGTAGGGTCTAACAGTACAGAATAGTTTCATCTGTACTCAGTGGCAAAACAGTTGTAATGGTATGATTGAGActgatatttattatataatattaatattttatgtttatataatatttataactgaTATATATTTATGCTGCTCGTTATTATTCATTGAGATGAGTATGTATTTGTGTGGTATTAATAATGTCctatttttatattaaatctAATTTTTGAAAAAACCTTTTGTCTCATTAGTTTTACTAAATAAACTCTCATTGAAAAGCTCACTAGATGTTCTCAAGGGAATGGATAACAGATTCGGTGGAAAAATTCAATtcaagcaacatttattaagcacttactatatgcaaggcaatGAAGGAGATGCTGGTAACACAGTGAGGAAGAATTATCCAGTTACTTCCCTCAGAAAGATAATAGTTTCATGTAGGGTTTCTTCACCTAAGATCCTTTGGGTCTATGGATAAATTTCAAGAGATTTTTGAATCTGAATAAGAAAAAGATTACACCTTTAATTTCTCTAAACTCTAATTACAATTTAGCAGCCTCCTGAatgccaaaaaatattttattctgatgagtccatagacttcactgTATTTTCTAAGGGATATTAAgcacacaaaaataaagaatctCTCTTCTCATGGGAGTATACAACAGATACCCAAATACATGTGATCCAATAGAAGATGAAATCAAGGCACAAAGATAGAGGGCCAAAAGCAGGTGGTCCAATACGATATTATAGGGGAGAGACCACCCTTAGGTGTGAGGGTGAAGAGCAGTTTCCTGGAGGTTGAGGCATCGAGATTGGAcgttaaaggaaaaataatatgccAGAACTGTTCTTTGTCAGATGCTCCAGCAGATCTTGCTGGtcaaaaacaaaccccaaagccgaaaaaaaatttttattaagttggttcagcagagaagagagccagaAAGGTGTGACTTCCTCCCTTGAATCTCTGTTAAATTTCATATTATGAAGAGTTCAGACAAGTATGTAGGATGAGTGGCCTGCACAAATGTAGGTTGCTTGAGATGCATATCAGCATGTAAGTACAAACattcaagaaagatgaagataaaACACAAGCTATTGGGGAGCCCAAAACACAAGCTGTTTGGGTAGACCCAAAGACCTAGTTGGGCAGACCCAAAACAAGCATGCTGCCTTCTCTTGTCTCTGAGGTCAGCCTCATTTatgatttggaattagaaaattTCTGTCCACATaaagtgtgatccttaaaagggtGTTGAGATACCCAAGGGGCTGATGATTCTCATTAGTGCTTCCAATGAGAACAGGACCCTCTGTTCTCAGCTGCCTATGTGACTATATCTCCAAGTGAATCTACACCTGCTGCTGTATCTCACCTTCTGTTGCAGGATTTTGGGACAGGtgaaatggtaaaatggtaatatgatatgggtgatgtcttcTGATTACTgagtaaattagatttaagtgaggtaggatggataataaacccacataaatcaccaatATTATCAGATATTATCAAAAAAGTCCAAACAAAAGTGATAGAAAAAGCAATTACATTTAAAGCAACTGCAGGTATTATAAGATTCCTGggtgtttttttccccccagtAAGACCAGAGGTGAAGGAAGGATGTTCATTATTAgtactattattaaatattatgctAGAACTACTCGCTTTAGCATTAAGAAGAAAGAGATTGAAGCAATTAGAATaaggaataaggaaagagaaCTATTGCTTCTTGAAGATGATATGAAGGTATATTAAAAGGACCCCAAAGAATTCAGTAAAAACCATTTAAACaataactttagtaaagttgcatgatacaaaataaacccatgtaaatcATCAACATTACTATGTATTGGCAGAAACGTCCTGCcaaaagggacagaaagagaaataccatttaaagtaAATGCAGATAAtagaaaatacttgggagtctacctgccaagacaaatccacgAACTACATGAATAAagttacaaaacaatttttatacaaataaagacagattgaagcaattggaaaaatattaattgcttatgcaTAGGCCAAGCCAAGGTAATGAAAATttcaattctacctaaattaatttattaattacttgCATGCAATACCAATCATAGTAcagaaaaattgttttatagagttagaaaataataaaatacatttggaagaagaaaagattaggaattccaagggaatcaataaaaaaaaatatgaaagaaggtggtctagctgtATCTGATCTCCAAGTATACTGTAAAGTGGTAATCATTAAAatatctgatactggctaagaaatggagtggtagatcagtggaatagattaggttcACAATACACATTAGTAAATGATCATACTCATTAGACAATATTTGACAAAGCAAAATATTCAATCTTTTGGGAAAAGaattcagtatttgacaaaattttaaccaaaattgctgggaaaattggaaagcactttatagagTAGCATTTCAtactatataaaaaaaataatgtcaaaatgggtacatgatttagaaataaaaaatgatgccataagcaaatcaTGGGATCATGGAATACTTTATCTATGAGATCTATAGtaatagaagaatttatgataaacaggtgatagagaagatcatgagaaggaaaacataattttgattaaatgaaatttaaaacgttttgaacaaacaaaaccaatgcagacaaaattggaaacaaagcaagaatctgggtggggaggaggatctactacaagtttctctgattaaaaatttcattttttaaatatacagaGACCGagcccaatttcttttttttttttttttttaaattttttattttttttttttttaatgtttaacaatcactgccatacaattgcgattttatccctccccacccaccccccactacctccctccctccccacgactgcatacaattctgtatagattctacatatactttcctattgagtatattttcactatagtcatgctatgtagtcagactaagataaatgaaagaatccgtataacaaatcagaacatgatacacaaacagatacacatacacaaacatgatctgctacattatgtgagtgatttccatatttctctctctgagtgtggaaggtattttgccttgaggtccaccattgggatttttttttttttcagaagttcttgtgttattacaaaaatctaagtctaccagaaaaaattctcacacactgtggttgttgctgtgcataaagttctcctggttctgctcctttcactcagcatcaggtcatataagtccttccaggcctctctgaagtcttcttgttcatcatttcttatggcacaatagtactccattacattcatataccataatttattcagccattccccaattgatggacatccccctgacttccagtttttggcaactacatagagtgctgctataaatatttttgtacatgtgggaccctttcccatttttatgatctcttggggatatagtccgagtagcgatattgctgggtcaaagggtatgcacatttttgtagccctttgggcatagatccaaattgctctccagaatggttggatgcgctcacagctccaccaacaatgaattagtgttccaactctcccacatcctctccagcatttatcattttcttgttctgtcatgtttgccaatcttacaggtgtgatgtggtacctcagagttgttttgatttgcatctctctaaccaatagtgatttagagcattttttcatatgattatagatagctttaatttcttcctctgaaaaatgcctgttcatatcctttgaccatttatcaattggggaatgacttgtatgattatacatttgggtcagttctctatatattctagaaatgaggcctttatccccgagcgtagctgtaaaaattttttcccaatttactacatccctccggattttggttgcattgggtttggttgtgcaaaaacttcgaCCGAGCCCAATTTCTAAGTCAAAGTAtttgaacaggaagttttcagaagaagaaatcaaacaataaatagtcatataaaaaatactcttaatcactattgataagagaaacgCAAAACCATCAACTGTGAGGTGTCACCTCAGATCTATTAGATTGTCAAacatgaccaaaaagaaaaaggacaaaggctggtggagatatggaaaaataggtacactaatgcactattggtagagttgtgactTGTTAAGGTAcaagctcagttctcacgtgaacggtctcgggtcaggtaaaggtgagggcttcttgaaACCACCAAGCTCTCATGAGGCCTCCCAGAGAGCAGCTGGGAACTGAGGGAGTGAGACACAAGTTATCTTGTTCTCCACCTTTTCTCacggaaacttgctggggagaggatcccacccttgagattgatCAGTGGTCTGAgcatatcttttgttaattgacTAAGAGGCTGAGAGCATGCCAGGCCCATGAGCAAACTATGCACcagggagagcttaaatggggacaggaaagcctgaggagGAGGGTTGTTTTTCCTTACTCCTCAGGAAGGAAAGGTAGTTCCCACAGGGAGAACTcaccctgcatgctgacatgtagcttgtatctggaataaagcctacacctctatttgactctggaggtctcttaTCTCATATGTTTATCTGGCTGATCACCAAAGACCTGAGATAGGTAAGAGGACCCAGCAGCCCACGCCATTAGGCTGGACATGAACTGgtccaattattctggagaacaatttggaactatgcccaaagaactattaAACTCTGTTTGAtgaagcaataccactactaggtctctgtcttaaagagatcaaagcaaaaggaaaagggcctatatGCATGAAAATACTTATTGTacctcttttcatggtggcaaagagttggaaagttaggggatggccatcagttgaggagtggctgaacaagtaaTGGTATGATTGTGAAAAAGTAtgattgtactataagaaatgacaaggtgggggagagggttgtggtttcagaaaaacctagaaagacctatatgaactgatgcaaagtaaagtgagcagaaccagacaAACATTGTACAGAATACAAGtaacattgtaatgatgatcaaccgtgaaaaacttagctactctgtcCAATGCTATGATCCAAGACAGTAACAAAGGcttcaagatgaaaaatgttatccagctTCATAGAGGGAACTGAGAACCTCTgaggacagactgaagcatattgtttttcacttttttttttttgcttttcttgaaaCATGCcaaatatagaaatgtttatatGTCTTAAATTATAATAGGTATCATattactgcttgccttctcaatggtgggAAAGGgctggaggaaggaaaagaatttggaactcaatattttaaaaacaaatgttaaaaaaccGATTTTTTATAGATTTTCAATGAAGAGAATTTCTACACCAGCAATGAAACCACAGCACCTAATAACAAGTAAATAAAAGCAACAACATTACACTGTCAATAAACAAACAGCATCCTTTAAGACAGTACGTTAAGCAGTTCacctttcaggtctactggattttgtgttgtctataagtgtgaaCACTTttcatgtgccaatggtgagtggaatcatctttgcagatgtttttgtatattttgtacatttttttgtgtgttttgaccgCATAGTGTTATTCCCCACCTGCTGtgataatcaggccagggttgggtaagcagacaatctttaggccaccttctctagccccttcctcacaccaggaggtgagtaaTGGGATCCTTAAAAGGTTTCTCAGACACCCAGTAGATAGCTGCTTGAAGTACAGGTAGACTTCACAACTTGTCCATTTACCTAATGCAGGACCTTAACTCTTCTCACCTGATTAGTGccagtagcctcctaattgatctcccttgTCTCAAGTCTTAAATACCACAACAGTCCTTTAAAAAGTACTTAAagctgagtttcagtttccttaacaaTAATTCAGCGTTTTCCTCTCAAATACTCCATAAGGAAGGTAGGGAAGGAGTTATTGTCTTCACTTTAGTGAAGAAAATGGAAGTTTTAAAAGCTAATGTCACCGCTGAGCCAAACTAAGGGCACGTGTCCTTGTGATTCCCAAACTAGTACACAGAAAACACTAGGTTTTATTAGTTATGTGGTTATTTCCTTGAGAATTCAAAACAGCTTAGGGAGAGCAGCATTTTAGTTCATTTGGCTCTGCTCAGTAATCTTGTCAAGTGGCCAGCTTGTAAGGATTGGTCATTCTCTATGTCTGTGTTTTCCTCCCATTCTGAtcctgtttccttttcatttattgaAATCATCACTTCCTTGCTATCTTCAGCTGAGGTCTTCTGTCAGCCGTGGCTGATTATTAAATCAACATCttttgttttactgattcttTCAAATCCCAGAGAGAACTTCCATCTGATGACTCATTTTACCTTTGGTTGCTTTACTTTTAGGTAATGGCCAGAAACTAGTAGAGAGCCTAGACACAAATGCAGGCACACTCAGAAGCTGGGTGATAGAATCCAAACAAACGACAAGTAGATCACTTCAAAGGGCAGAAGTAATAAAAGTATAAATAGCTAAAGGcaataaaaaatggaaagtgcAAGAAGACTgtcagaattggaaagaaatcAACTGtgactctttcctttctctaacaTTCCCCACAGTCCATCAGTTGAAAAGTCCAGTCCAGTCTGCTGCATTTTAGAGATGACAGGATGTGGAGGCCCCCATAGCTATGGGGAGAGTGATgataatccagcaaaggagacaataTGGGAACAGTCAACACATTAGATATTGAATCAAGGGAAGTCAGTGTCACAAAAATGCAGAGGGGAGAATATCCAAGAGGAAAGCTTGGTCAGCAGTATCAGATATTGTAGAATTATCAAGGAGGCTAAGAACTCAGAAGTATCCATCAAATTTGAGAATGAACtgattaggaaagatttctaAGCCACATAGGGATCAGCAGGATAGTAGACTAGAAACATTTTCTCTGCTCCTCATGACCTCTCAAAATTCcccaaaataagaattatttaGAAAAGATAAAGTAATTGCAGCTCTCTTTAAAGACTAGGATATGAAAGGCCCAAAAGAAGTACTTAGTTGTTAATTGGGCTGAAGGACTCAGGATTCCATTGCATAGTTCAGTTTaactttcagttgtgtccaagggtagctaggtggtgcagtggatagagcacctatgcaggagtcaggagaacctgagttcaaattgcaccacagacacttgacactcactagctgtgtgaccttgggcaagtcacttaaccccaactgcctcatcctgggtcatcttcagtcatcctgatgaatatctggtcactagattgagatggctctggaggagaagtgaggctggtgacctgcacagacctccctcactcaaaacaaagtcaagcgcaagtcatgtcatcatttctcccatagcatggttttctttggcaatgaaggacaaatacacacagttGTGCCCAAACTTTCATGACCacatttttgggttttcttggcaaaggtactgaagtttgctatttccttctccagcccattttgcagaagaggaaactgaaggaaacaaggtcaagtgacttgcccccagTAACATAGGAAGTCattatctgaggccaaatttgaactcaggtcttcctgatcagCTCTACTCACTACACCTCCTAGATGTCACAACAATGATGGCAACCACCTCACCCACTTCAGAATCAAATGTATAAACAGTAAGTGCTCTATAATGTGAGTTACCATTCTTGCTGCCATCATTATGGAAATACTTGAAGAACCCATGATACTGTGTATTACTCAAGAAGTTGGTTGGTAGctgtccttctttctggaagaggacccaaatgacatcaccatgataaagtgaaacatcagtgtgtctgactgtggctgatcagaccaataggagctctgaatgctctaccacaaattgggcacagatagtccatataaATTTTTGGGGTGGAAACTCCAAATTTGCAtctcctttgtgctgtctcaattctgctttactcatagagtgCAGCAcgctttctgatgtgggcaccctATGGTGAGTgatcctgtgtcagtgtctcccatgttgcacagtcaaatccaaagttcttgagagagaccttgagagtgtccttgtactgcttcttctgaccaccatgtcatAGCCTGCCGTGTGTGagatctccataaaatagtctctttGACAAGCagacattttgcattcaaatgtGGGCAACCCACGAgatttgtgctctctgaagcatagtttgaaagactggcagttcagctcaagcaaggacttcactgtttagtaccttatcctgtcaggtgatcctcagaatcttttaAATGGAAGCATTTCAGTTTTCTGGCACAGTGCTGGTAGATTGTccgtgtttcacaggcatacaacattgaagtcagcacaacagctctgtagaccttcactttggtagtcagtctaatatgtcttgtcttccaaacttttcttcagagcctcccaaacactgagctagctctgcaaggagtacatcaacctcattgtcaaagtGTACATAtctggaaagcacactaccaaggtaagcgaAGTGATCCACAATAGTCAAAACTCCATTtgctgtggtggtggctgatggagcacctgtgttttggGGGGGTTAataattaggccaaaattagcacaggcagcagagaatttatccatgctttcttgcatctcagcttcagaggctgcattgagtgcacaatcatctgcaaatagaaattCATGCaacagcactccctccactttggtcttagcttaTAACCcttccaaattgaagaacttaccaacagtacagtagttgaccttgatgccatgttcgtgctcattgaaagcatttgacaacatggctgaaaacatcatgctaaaaagcatgggagcaagcacatagccctgttttactcctttggtgactgggaagacatgagaattTTATGCATTATCCAGAACCttggcaaacatgccatcatgaaattgacgtacaatattgatgaatttctccagACAACCAAGTTTTGACATagtttccataagccctcatgactaatagtGTAAAAGGCCATGGTCAGATCCAGAAACGTTGGACCTGTTCTGATCCTGCGATTTcccctggagttgtcaggcaacaaacaccatatcaactgttcctcagtcaTTTCTGAAGCCACAATGGCTCTCAAGTATATGCCAATATTCCATGTGAAGGAAcagcctgttaaggaggactttagcaagaattttgccagaaacCACTAAGAGCCATACCTCTCTGTGATTGtcccaggacaatctattccctttacccttatagaaatggacaatggaagcatccttgaactcctgggggataacctcctcttgccatataacctggaaattttCAACCAGCTcttatatgagcaatggtccccctaccttggaaatctcag is part of the Notamacropus eugenii isolate mMacEug1 chromosome 3, mMacEug1.pri_v2, whole genome shotgun sequence genome and harbors:
- the LOC140531663 gene encoding interferon omega-2-like, encoding MTSWTLLPVSLMLLCSSILGSLGCDLTQALLEDFSLLHQMSTFSLGPCWKDRASFNFPKEVMEGCQLQRENGTVIVHDMLQQIFSIFTLNATSAAWNQTQLIQLLTGLDQQLEQLERCVMQDVEWEEPSLGSEHPRLALKNYFQRISKYLQDKEYSHCAWEIVRVEIRKIFLFMSKLTRKLRD